One genomic region from Rhodoligotrophos appendicifer encodes:
- a CDS encoding LacI family DNA-binding transcriptional regulator gives MTQHGRGSKATKAVTLREVSEAAGLGMSTVSRVLRNHGSFSDETRARVMEVVEQLSYVPNRVAGALASAGSNLVGIVIPSLHNIVFPDLLSGAARSLTPHGYQPVIGVTEYDFAQEEALVQSMLAWRPAGFLLVGLEHTPRTRAMLASSGVRVGELLDTDGEGMDIVVGFSQREAGATSAKHLIAKGYRSIGYVGPAFDSDSRSAKRYEGFRSVLLECGLDLVDMEIITGTSSTEAGRAALERLLGRGKIFDAVYFSNDDFAMGGVFHCIASGLAIPSQLAIMGYNGLDIGRFAPQPLTTVLTPRTQVGEIGARLILEDGPPTVVEVAFQLIEGTTT, from the coding sequence ATGACGCAACACGGACGGGGCTCGAAGGCGACCAAGGCGGTCACCCTGCGGGAGGTCAGCGAGGCCGCCGGCCTGGGAATGTCCACGGTTTCGCGGGTGCTGCGCAACCATGGCTCGTTCTCCGACGAGACCCGCGCGCGGGTCATGGAGGTGGTGGAGCAGCTGAGCTATGTGCCGAACCGCGTGGCAGGCGCGTTGGCATCCGCGGGATCAAACCTGGTGGGCATCGTCATCCCATCGCTCCACAACATCGTCTTCCCGGATCTCCTCAGCGGTGCTGCGCGATCGCTCACGCCGCACGGGTACCAGCCGGTGATCGGGGTGACGGAGTACGACTTCGCGCAAGAGGAAGCTCTGGTGCAGTCGATGCTGGCATGGCGTCCCGCAGGCTTCCTGCTGGTGGGCCTGGAGCATACGCCGCGCACCCGAGCGATGCTCGCCAGCAGCGGGGTGCGCGTCGGCGAGCTTCTCGACACGGACGGGGAGGGGATGGACATCGTCGTGGGCTTCTCACAGCGGGAGGCCGGTGCCACGAGCGCCAAGCATCTGATCGCGAAAGGCTATCGATCGATCGGCTATGTCGGCCCGGCGTTCGACAGCGATTCACGGTCGGCCAAGCGGTATGAGGGATTTCGCAGCGTGCTGCTGGAGTGCGGCTTGGATCTGGTCGACATGGAGATCATCACCGGGACTTCATCGACGGAGGCTGGCCGTGCGGCGCTGGAGCGATTGCTGGGCCGCGGCAAGATTTTCGATGCCGTCTATTTTTCCAATGACGACTTCGCGATGGGGGGCGTCTTCCACTGCATCGCGTCGGGACTTGCCATCCCCTCGCAGCTCGCCATTATGGGCTATAACGGGCTCGACATCGGACGGTTCGCCCCGCAGCCGTTGACGACGGTGCTCACCCCGCGGACGCAGGTCGGGGAGATCGGCGCAAGGCTGATCCTGGAGGATGGACCACCGACGGTGGTGGAGGTCGCCTTCCAGCTGATCGAGGGAACGACGACCTGA
- a CDS encoding ABC transporter ATP-binding protein, with amino-acid sequence MASVDIDDVRKSFGSHSVIKGVTVNIEDGEFVTLVGPSGCGKSTLLRMLAGLEHITSGQIRIGNRVVNDLPPKDRDVAMVFQNYALYPHMTVAQNMAFSLLLKGASKAEIEEKVKPAAAILGLSGLLDRYPRQLSGGQRQRVAMGRAIVRDPQVFLFDEPLSNLDAKLRVSMRTEIKNLHHRLTTTTVYVTHDQIEAMTMADKIVVMQDGIVEQIGAPLELYDSPNSIFVAGFIGSPAMNMLRGRLDPADPTRFLAGGDIVLPIARPANGAQGRDLVYGVRPEAIVLGGPISLRVIVVEPTGSESQVVAMLGDTEITCVFRERVQARPGETVNVSIDPAAVHLFDAKSGARLAH; translated from the coding sequence ATGGCGTCAGTCGACATCGACGACGTACGCAAGTCCTTTGGATCGCACTCGGTCATCAAGGGCGTGACCGTCAACATCGAAGATGGCGAGTTCGTCACTCTGGTCGGCCCTTCGGGCTGTGGCAAGTCCACCCTTCTGCGCATGCTGGCGGGGCTGGAGCACATCACCTCCGGACAGATCCGCATCGGCAACCGCGTTGTGAACGATCTTCCGCCGAAAGATCGCGACGTGGCGATGGTGTTCCAGAACTACGCCCTCTACCCCCACATGACGGTGGCCCAGAATATGGCCTTCTCTCTGTTGTTGAAGGGAGCTTCGAAGGCCGAAATCGAGGAGAAGGTGAAGCCCGCAGCGGCCATTCTCGGCCTGTCGGGTCTGCTCGACCGCTATCCTCGCCAGCTCTCCGGAGGCCAGCGCCAGCGCGTCGCCATGGGACGCGCCATCGTTCGCGATCCACAGGTCTTCCTCTTCGACGAGCCCCTCTCGAACCTCGATGCGAAACTCCGTGTCTCCATGCGCACGGAGATCAAGAACCTGCATCACCGCCTCACCACGACCACCGTTTACGTCACCCATGACCAGATCGAAGCCATGACCATGGCCGACAAGATCGTCGTCATGCAGGATGGAATCGTGGAGCAGATCGGCGCCCCGCTTGAGCTTTACGACTCGCCGAACAGCATCTTCGTGGCCGGCTTCATCGGTTCGCCCGCCATGAACATGCTGCGGGGCCGGCTGGACCCCGCCGATCCGACGCGATTCCTGGCGGGCGGCGATATCGTTCTGCCCATCGCGCGCCCGGCAAACGGGGCCCAGGGGCGCGATCTCGTCTACGGCGTCCGGCCCGAGGCGATTGTGCTGGGCGGACCGATATCTCTGCGGGTCATCGTGGTCGAGCCCACCGGTTCGGAAAGCCAGGTCGTGGCGATGCTGGGCGACACGGAGATCACCTGCGTCTTCCGGGAGCGCGTCCAGGCGCGTCCTGGGGAGACTGTGAATGTGTCCATAGATCCTGCCGCCGTTCACCTCTTCGACGCGAAGTCGGGAGCCCGGTTGGCACACTGA
- a CDS encoding ABC transporter substrate-binding protein — protein sequence MPMNRRQLLAGTTTLAAAAALGGTLGAGRSSAQGAIPTFTPEQGATLRLLRWVPFVKGEEEAWNANTKAFTDATGVQVRIDQESWEDVRPKAAVAANIGSGPDMVMGWFDDVFQYPDKLVPLTDLGTALGAANGGWYEGVEGYARRGDEFIALPLCAIGNAICYRNSQVEKAGFSKFPTDTAGFLELCKALKANNTPAGFPHGKAVGDGNNYAHWLLWSHGGRMVDENGKVAINSPETMKAIEYAKSLYETFIPGTESWLDINNNRAFLAGKISVTANGVSLYYAATKDPAMKELADDIRTVNLPVGPVGKSVELHQTSTLAVFKHTKYPEAAKAYLAFMYQPDKMNAWITGASAYCCQPLKAFENNPVWTSTPIHEPYSRASATLRPNGYAGPLGYASAGVMADYVLVDMFAEAVTGQRKPEEAIANAERRTNRYYRI from the coding sequence ATGCCCATGAATCGTAGACAGCTTCTTGCAGGAACCACCACCCTTGCTGCAGCCGCGGCCCTTGGCGGAACGCTCGGTGCGGGGCGATCTTCGGCCCAGGGCGCCATTCCCACCTTCACCCCCGAGCAGGGAGCCACGCTCCGGCTCCTTCGTTGGGTGCCCTTCGTGAAGGGCGAGGAAGAAGCCTGGAACGCCAACACCAAGGCCTTTACCGACGCGACCGGCGTTCAGGTCCGCATCGACCAGGAAAGCTGGGAGGACGTCCGGCCCAAGGCGGCCGTGGCGGCGAATATCGGCTCCGGCCCTGATATGGTCATGGGCTGGTTCGACGATGTCTTCCAATATCCCGACAAGCTGGTCCCCCTGACCGACCTCGGCACCGCTCTCGGCGCCGCCAATGGGGGCTGGTACGAGGGCGTCGAGGGCTATGCCCGTCGTGGCGACGAGTTCATCGCGCTGCCGCTCTGCGCCATCGGCAACGCCATCTGCTATCGCAATAGCCAGGTCGAGAAGGCCGGGTTCTCCAAATTTCCGACCGACACCGCCGGTTTCCTCGAACTGTGCAAGGCGCTGAAGGCCAACAACACCCCGGCGGGCTTCCCCCACGGCAAGGCGGTGGGTGACGGCAACAACTATGCCCATTGGCTGCTATGGAGTCATGGCGGTCGCATGGTCGACGAGAACGGCAAGGTCGCCATCAACAGCCCTGAGACGATGAAGGCGATCGAATACGCCAAGAGCCTCTACGAAACCTTCATCCCGGGAACCGAGAGCTGGCTCGACATCAACAACAATCGCGCCTTCCTTGCCGGCAAGATCTCGGTCACGGCCAACGGAGTGTCGCTCTACTACGCAGCGACCAAGGATCCCGCCATGAAGGAGCTGGCCGATGACATCCGCACCGTCAACCTGCCCGTCGGTCCCGTCGGCAAGTCGGTTGAGCTGCACCAGACTTCGACCCTCGCCGTCTTCAAGCATACGAAATACCCGGAAGCGGCGAAGGCCTATCTCGCCTTCATGTACCAGCCCGACAAGATGAACGCCTGGATCACCGGTGCCAGCGCCTATTGCTGTCAGCCGTTGAAGGCGTTCGAGAACAACCCCGTCTGGACCTCGACGCCCATTCACGAACCCTATTCGCGTGCGTCCGCCACGCTGCGGCCCAACGGCTATGCGGGTCCCCTGGGCTATGCCTCTGCCGGCGTCATGGCCGATTATGTTCTCGTCGACATGTTCGCCGAGGCCGTGACCGGCCAGCGCAAGCCCGAGGAGGCGATCGCCAACGCCGAACGGCGCACCAACCGCTACTACCGCATCTGA
- a CDS encoding carbohydrate ABC transporter permease, producing the protein MLPAVAFLVFFLTYPLGLGVWLGFTDASIGRPGVFIGLENYIWLWNDSVFWLSVFNTVLYTSVASVLKFGLGLWLALLLNEHMPFKNLFRAIILLPWVVPTVLSALAFWWLFDSQFSIISWVLMQAGIITGPINFLGDPNHARASVIAANVWRGIPFVAISLLAGLQTIPQSLHEAAALDGATSWQRFRRITLPLLTPIIAVVMTFSVLFTFTDFQLIYVLTRGGPVNATHLMATLSFQRAIPGGQLGEGAAIAVAMIPFLLAAILFSYFGLQRRKWQQGGID; encoded by the coding sequence ATGCTGCCCGCCGTGGCGTTTCTCGTGTTCTTTCTCACCTATCCTCTGGGCCTCGGGGTCTGGCTCGGCTTCACCGATGCCTCGATCGGCCGTCCCGGCGTCTTCATCGGTTTGGAGAACTACATCTGGCTCTGGAACGATTCCGTCTTCTGGCTCTCGGTCTTCAACACCGTCCTCTACACCTCCGTCGCCTCCGTCCTGAAATTCGGCCTCGGCCTCTGGCTCGCCTTGCTCCTGAACGAGCACATGCCCTTCAAGAACCTGTTTCGCGCCATCATTCTCCTCCCCTGGGTGGTGCCGACGGTTCTCTCGGCCCTGGCCTTCTGGTGGCTGTTCGACTCGCAATTCTCGATCATTTCCTGGGTCCTGATGCAGGCTGGAATCATCACCGGGCCGATCAACTTCCTGGGCGATCCGAACCATGCCCGCGCCTCGGTCATTGCGGCGAATGTCTGGCGCGGCATTCCCTTCGTGGCGATTTCCCTGCTGGCGGGCCTTCAGACGATCCCGCAATCGCTCCACGAGGCCGCGGCCCTTGATGGCGCCACCTCCTGGCAGCGCTTCCGCCGCATCACGCTGCCGCTGCTCACCCCCATCATCGCGGTGGTCATGACCTTTTCGGTGCTGTTCACCTTCACCGATTTCCAGCTCATCTACGTGCTCACCCGGGGCGGCCCCGTCAACGCCACCCATCTCATGGCGACGCTCTCCTTCCAACGCGCCATCCCGGGGGGCCAGCTCGGCGAAGGCGCCGCGATCGCCGTCGCAATGATCCCCTTCCTTCTTGCCGCGATCCTGTTCAGCTATTTCGGCCTGCAACGCCGCAAGTGGCAGCAGGGTGGCATTGATTGA
- a CDS encoding carbohydrate ABC transporter permease: protein MTDKATTPRIVQDDVTGLQQFNSLPRRILMLYLPLGVFLFVLLFPFYWMAITAIKPNAQLTNYSVYSPFWVVEPTLEHIRYLLFETSYPGWLWNTMIVAVFATILSLAAAVFAAYAIERIRFTGARVTGLMIFLAYLVPPSILFIPLAVLVFQIGIYDSRLALILTYPTFLIPFCTWLLMGYFRSIPFELEESALVDGATRWQILTKIMLPLAVPGLISAGIFAFTLSWNEFIYALTFIASSENKTVPVGVLTELVRGDVYEWGSLMAGALIGSLPVVILYSFFVDYYVSSMTGAVKE, encoded by the coding sequence ATGACAGACAAGGCGACCACACCCAGGATTGTTCAAGACGACGTCACCGGCTTGCAGCAGTTCAACTCCCTGCCGCGGCGCATTCTCATGCTCTATTTGCCGCTCGGCGTCTTCCTGTTCGTGCTGCTCTTCCCCTTCTACTGGATGGCCATCACCGCCATCAAACCAAACGCGCAGCTCACCAACTATTCGGTCTACAGCCCCTTCTGGGTGGTTGAGCCGACCCTTGAGCACATCCGCTATCTCCTCTTCGAGACCTCCTATCCCGGCTGGCTCTGGAACACGATGATCGTCGCCGTCTTCGCGACCATTCTCTCTCTCGCCGCCGCGGTCTTTGCCGCCTATGCGATCGAGCGGATCCGCTTCACCGGCGCCCGGGTGACGGGTCTCATGATCTTTCTGGCCTATCTCGTCCCGCCCTCCATCCTCTTCATCCCCCTCGCGGTGCTCGTCTTCCAGATCGGCATCTACGATTCGCGTCTGGCGCTGATCCTCACCTATCCGACTTTCCTCATCCCCTTCTGCACCTGGCTCCTCATGGGCTATTTCCGCTCCATTCCCTTCGAGCTGGAGGAGAGTGCTCTGGTCGATGGCGCGACGCGCTGGCAGATTCTGACGAAGATCATGCTGCCCCTCGCGGTACCGGGCCTCATTTCGGCGGGAATCTTCGCCTTCACCCTGTCCTGGAACGAGTTCATCTACGCCCTCACCTTCATCGCATCTTCCGAAAACAAGACGGTTCCCGTCGGGGTCCTCACGGAACTCGTTCGCGGCGACGTCTACGAATGGGGATCCCTGATGGCGGGCGCTCTCATCGGCTCGCTGCCGGTGGTCATCCTCTATTCCTTCTTCGTCGACTACTACGTCTCCTCCATGACCGGTGCCGTGAAGGAATAG
- a CDS encoding DUF1206 domain-containing protein, which produces MVEEARKWFRPMARVGYAARGLIYLVIGIFAALAAIGAGEAMGSEDALQVLLSSGAGGVVAYLLVAGLLFYALWRLIQSGFDTDSHGTDAKGLAVRAGLLVSGVTYAALALYAWSSVRGDGGGGGSDGGGGVAEYLAGFVGARWVSGGLALILAGVGIAHIAKAVRERYAKYIEAGPDAMRYIHPVAKTGLVARGIVFLILSFMLATRAMRGGGGTPGSKEALEFIQSLPFGWLLLAGMGVGLLAFALYSFTEAAFRRINVEDAN; this is translated from the coding sequence ATGGTGGAAGAGGCGCGGAAGTGGTTCCGGCCCATGGCCCGCGTGGGCTACGCGGCCCGCGGCCTGATCTACCTCGTCATCGGCATCTTCGCTGCCCTCGCCGCCATCGGAGCGGGCGAAGCGATGGGCTCGGAGGATGCTCTCCAGGTTCTGCTGTCCAGTGGCGCCGGCGGCGTCGTCGCCTACCTCCTGGTCGCCGGCCTCTTGTTCTATGCGCTGTGGCGCCTGATCCAGTCTGGCTTCGACACGGATTCCCATGGCACCGATGCAAAGGGGCTCGCGGTCCGTGCCGGCCTCTTGGTGAGCGGCGTGACCTATGCGGCGCTCGCCCTCTATGCCTGGTCGTCCGTACGGGGCGACGGTGGTGGCGGGGGCAGTGACGGTGGTGGCGGCGTCGCCGAGTATTTGGCAGGCTTCGTCGGCGCGCGCTGGGTGTCCGGCGGCCTCGCCCTCATTCTGGCTGGTGTCGGCATCGCCCACATCGCCAAGGCTGTTCGCGAGCGCTACGCCAAATACATCGAGGCCGGTCCCGATGCGATGCGCTACATCCATCCCGTGGCGAAAACCGGCCTTGTCGCCCGCGGCATCGTCTTCCTGATTTTGTCCTTCATGCTGGCCACCCGTGCGATGCGCGGTGGCGGAGGCACGCCGGGCTCGAAGGAGGCCTTGGAGTTCATCCAGTCCTTGCCGTTCGGCTGGCTGTTGCTCGCCGGCATGGGTGTCGGCCTCCTCGCCTTTGCTCTTTACTCCTTCACCGAGGCCGCCTTCCGCCGCATCAACGTCGAGGATGCCAACTGA
- a CDS encoding sulfite exporter TauE/SafE family protein produces MIGDLATAVGSGAVVGFMLGLLGGGGSILATPLLLYVVGVANPHVAIGTSALAVSINALANFAGHGVRGHVWWRCAFVFALVGTVGAVFGSSLGKAMDGERLLFLFGLIMLVVGGLMLRPRRVTRAAPRPVDLKMCVTTGVAALGVGAASGFFGIGGGFLIVPALMAATGMPMISAVGSSLLAVSAFGLATALNYAASGLIDWVLAAEFIGGGLVGGLSGMLLSARLSSHRTALTRIFAGVVFTAAFYILWQSVPF; encoded by the coding sequence TTGATCGGAGATCTTGCCACAGCGGTCGGATCAGGGGCGGTCGTGGGCTTCATGCTTGGACTGCTCGGGGGCGGCGGCTCGATTCTCGCCACTCCGCTGCTGCTCTATGTCGTGGGGGTCGCCAACCCGCATGTGGCGATCGGCACCAGCGCCCTTGCCGTGTCCATCAACGCGCTCGCCAACTTCGCCGGGCACGGCGTGAGGGGGCATGTCTGGTGGCGGTGTGCGTTCGTTTTCGCGCTCGTGGGAACGGTCGGTGCAGTTTTCGGCTCGAGCCTCGGCAAAGCCATGGACGGGGAGCGACTGCTCTTCCTGTTCGGTCTCATCATGCTGGTGGTCGGAGGGTTGATGCTCAGGCCTCGCAGGGTGACACGCGCCGCGCCTCGCCCCGTGGATCTGAAGATGTGCGTGACGACCGGGGTGGCGGCGCTGGGCGTCGGGGCGGCATCCGGGTTCTTTGGAATCGGCGGGGGGTTCCTGATCGTTCCCGCGCTCATGGCCGCTACGGGGATGCCGATGATCAGCGCCGTGGGATCGTCGCTGCTCGCGGTCTCGGCCTTCGGCCTCGCCACGGCGCTCAATTATGCAGCTTCGGGGCTGATCGACTGGGTGCTGGCTGCGGAATTCATCGGAGGCGGGCTCGTCGGGGGACTGTCGGGGATGCTCCTTTCGGCGAGGCTGTCCAGCCACCGAACTGCACTCACCCGCATCTTTGCTGGGGTGGTGTTTACAGCGGCCTTCTACATTCTCTGGCAGAGCGTCCCTTTCTGA
- a CDS encoding DUF6691 family protein, with protein sequence MKAGRIIVALLAGLIFGFGLALSGMMDPTRVQGFLDLGSIPDGRWDPSLGFVLGGAVVVAFLGVRLMGRLQHPVLDQSFHVPTNTKIDRPLVLGSILFGLGWGLGGFCPGPAVASLSLGLWPSVVFVIAMISGMLLHDTFIAKRAA encoded by the coding sequence ATGAAGGCGGGCCGGATCATCGTAGCGCTGTTGGCGGGATTAATCTTCGGCTTCGGGCTTGCTCTCTCGGGCATGATGGACCCCACCCGGGTGCAAGGGTTTCTCGACCTCGGCAGCATTCCCGACGGCCGCTGGGACCCGAGCCTCGGCTTCGTGCTGGGTGGGGCCGTGGTCGTCGCGTTTCTCGGCGTGCGGCTGATGGGCAGGTTGCAGCATCCGGTGCTCGATCAGTCCTTCCACGTGCCGACGAACACCAAAATCGACCGCCCCTTGGTCCTGGGCTCAATCCTCTTCGGACTGGGATGGGGGCTCGGCGGCTTCTGCCCAGGCCCGGCCGTCGCCTCGCTCTCACTGGGCCTGTGGCCCTCGGTGGTCTTCGTGATCGCCATGATCAGCGGCATGCTGCTGCACGACACTTTCATCGCGAAGAGAGCGGCTTGA
- a CDS encoding YeeE/YedE family protein, with protein MAAYWPSLIGGMLIGLSAAVLLLINGRIAGISGIVGRLAQGADIASNGAFVLGLVLGPVLYLLAFGAWPAVTITASWPLLILAGLLVGFGTRMGSGCTSGHGVLGLARLSPRSFVAVASFLAAAILAVAVIRGVGA; from the coding sequence ATGGCCGCTTACTGGCCCTCCCTTATCGGCGGCATGCTGATCGGCCTGTCGGCAGCGGTGCTGCTGCTCATCAATGGGCGGATCGCTGGAATCAGCGGTATCGTGGGGCGGCTGGCGCAGGGGGCGGACATCGCTTCCAACGGCGCCTTCGTCCTCGGTCTCGTGCTGGGTCCCGTCCTTTATCTCCTGGCTTTCGGGGCATGGCCGGCCGTGACCATCACCGCTTCATGGCCCCTGCTCATCCTGGCGGGCCTGCTTGTCGGTTTCGGTACACGCATGGGGTCGGGCTGCACCAGCGGCCATGGGGTGCTCGGCCTGGCACGACTGTCGCCGCGCTCGTTCGTGGCCGTCGCCAGCTTTCTGGCCGCAGCCATCCTGGCCGTTGCCGTGATCCGGGGAGTCGGAGCATGA
- the bigR gene encoding sulfite-sensing transcriptional repressor BigR, translating to MVKGMHAVAATPELTRGEMARRAGDVAVLLKTLAHPVRLMLACTLAEGEYSVGALEDKLSIHQPTLSAQLTVLRVADIVETRREGKQIFYRLSEKKAAALIEALYEIFCKDGD from the coding sequence ATGGTGAAAGGTATGCACGCTGTGGCCGCGACACCGGAGCTGACACGTGGCGAGATGGCCCGGCGGGCGGGCGACGTGGCGGTCTTGCTGAAGACACTGGCCCATCCGGTGCGACTGATGCTCGCCTGCACTCTCGCAGAAGGCGAATATTCGGTCGGCGCTTTGGAGGATAAGCTCTCGATTCATCAGCCAACGCTGTCGGCGCAACTGACCGTGCTGCGCGTCGCCGACATCGTGGAGACGCGGCGGGAGGGCAAACAGATCTTCTACCGGCTGAGCGAAAAGAAGGCGGCGGCGCTGATCGAGGCCCTTTACGAGATCTTCTGCAAGGACGGAGACTAG
- the blh gene encoding bifunctional sulfur transferase/dioxygenase Blh, producing MSAVRVDERLVVSGQPQLGDFGGFAKDGFAAIINNRPDGEHPSQPGNEAEMDAAKKAGLSYSFVPVTGSSITEADIRGFQSALRKAGGPVIAHCQSGKRSLMLFVLGEVLDGRMGAEEVQGFGRAHGIDLAAASDWLRTWNSQRPRVKGFFDPRTSSIQYVVSDPETQKCAIIDPVLDFDEKSGATGTVSADAILSYVKSEGLEVEWILDTHPHADHFSAAHYLKQKTGAPMAIGDHVVEVQKLWQGIYNWPTLRTDGSQWDRLFSHGEPFKVGSIDARVIFSPGHTLASITYVIGDAAFVHDTIFMPDSGSARADFPGGSARVLWHSIQGILSLPDTTRVFTGHDYQPGGRHPRWESTVGEERRTNPHLAGIDEAGFITLREARDKTLAMPKLILHALQVNIMGGRLPEPEDNGQRYLKFPLNALSGSPW from the coding sequence ATGAGTGCAGTGAGGGTCGACGAGAGACTGGTCGTGAGCGGGCAGCCGCAGCTTGGCGATTTCGGCGGTTTCGCGAAGGACGGCTTCGCGGCAATCATCAACAATCGTCCTGATGGAGAGCATCCCTCACAGCCCGGCAACGAGGCCGAGATGGACGCAGCCAAGAAGGCAGGGCTGAGCTACAGCTTCGTTCCCGTCACAGGCTCGAGCATCACCGAAGCGGACATTCGCGGTTTCCAGTCCGCCCTTCGCAAGGCGGGCGGGCCGGTGATCGCCCATTGCCAGTCCGGCAAGCGCTCGCTGATGCTCTTCGTCCTGGGCGAGGTTCTGGATGGGCGGATGGGGGCCGAGGAGGTGCAGGGTTTCGGGCGCGCTCACGGCATCGACCTAGCCGCGGCCTCGGACTGGCTCAGGACGTGGAACAGCCAGCGCCCGCGCGTGAAGGGTTTCTTCGATCCGCGGACGTCGAGCATTCAGTATGTCGTGTCCGATCCCGAGACGCAGAAGTGCGCGATCATCGATCCGGTTCTCGACTTCGACGAGAAATCGGGCGCCACGGGCACAGTGAGCGCGGATGCCATTCTCAGCTATGTGAAGAGCGAGGGCCTCGAGGTCGAGTGGATCCTGGATACACATCCCCATGCGGATCACTTTTCGGCGGCGCATTACCTCAAGCAAAAAACCGGTGCGCCCATGGCGATCGGCGACCACGTGGTCGAGGTGCAAAAGCTCTGGCAGGGCATCTACAACTGGCCAACGCTGCGAACGGACGGATCCCAGTGGGACCGGCTGTTCTCTCATGGCGAACCGTTCAAGGTCGGTTCCATCGATGCGCGGGTCATCTTCTCGCCGGGCCACACGCTGGCGTCCATCACCTATGTGATCGGGGATGCCGCCTTCGTGCACGACACGATCTTCATGCCCGACAGCGGAAGCGCGCGCGCAGACTTTCCCGGCGGCAGCGCACGCGTGCTCTGGCACTCCATCCAAGGCATACTCAGCCTGCCGGACACCACGAGGGTGTTCACGGGACATGACTATCAGCCCGGCGGACGCCATCCGCGATGGGAGAGCACCGTCGGCGAAGAACGGCGCACCAATCCGCATCTCGCCGGGATCGACGAAGCGGGTTTCATCACACTCCGTGAAGCGCGCGACAAAACGCTTGCGATGCCGAAGCTCATTCTGCACGCGCTCCAAGTGAACATCATGGGAGGCCGGCTGCCTGAGCCCGAGGACAATGGTCAGCGGTACCTGAAGTTTCCGCTGAATGCTCTTTCGGGCTCGCCATGGTGA
- a CDS encoding metal ABC transporter substrate-binding protein codes for MLDRLLRPLFAATLIILSLGVLPSGAEAQAKFKAVTTFTVIADMAKNVAGDVAIVESITRPGAEIHNYQPTPGDILKAQDAQLILWNGLNLELWFEKFFRNLKDVPSVVISDGIEPMGIAEGPYTGKPNPHAWMSPNAALVYVDNIRDAFVKYDPQNAKTYEANAEAYKKQITEAIQPIRQELEAIPEERRWLVTSEGAFSYLARDFGLKELYLWPINADQQGTPKQVRKVIEKIRANKIGVVFSESTISPNPAKQVARETGARYGGVLYVDSLSEADGPVPTYIDLLRVTSDTIAKGLAQ; via the coding sequence ATGTTGGATCGACTCCTCCGCCCGCTTTTCGCCGCTACGCTGATCATCCTGTCTCTGGGTGTTCTGCCGTCCGGCGCAGAAGCTCAGGCCAAGTTCAAGGCGGTGACCACCTTCACCGTGATCGCCGACATGGCGAAGAACGTGGCGGGCGATGTGGCGATCGTGGAGTCGATCACTCGGCCGGGCGCCGAGATCCACAACTACCAGCCGACGCCGGGCGACATCCTCAAGGCGCAGGATGCCCAGCTCATCCTCTGGAACGGTCTCAACCTGGAGCTCTGGTTCGAGAAGTTTTTCCGCAATCTCAAGGACGTTCCCAGCGTTGTGATTTCCGACGGGATCGAACCCATGGGCATCGCCGAAGGCCCCTACACGGGCAAGCCCAATCCCCATGCCTGGATGTCGCCGAACGCCGCTCTGGTCTATGTCGACAATATCCGCGACGCGTTCGTGAAATACGATCCGCAGAACGCGAAGACCTACGAGGCCAACGCCGAGGCCTATAAGAAGCAGATCACCGAGGCCATCCAGCCGATCCGCCAGGAGTTGGAGGCGATCCCCGAGGAACGCCGTTGGCTCGTCACCAGCGAAGGGGCCTTCAGCTACCTCGCCCGCGATTTCGGCCTCAAGGAGCTTTATCTCTGGCCGATCAACGCCGACCAGCAGGGCACCCCGAAACAGGTGCGCAAGGTCATCGAGAAGATCCGCGCCAACAAGATCGGCGTGGTCTTCAGCGAGAGCACGATCTCCCCCAATCCCGCCAAGCAGGTGGCGCGCGAGACCGGCGCCCGCTACGGCGGCGTCCTCTATGTCGACAGTCTCAGCGAGGCCGACGGTCCGGTCCCGACCTATATCGATTTGCTCCGCGTCACGTCTGACACCATCGCGAAGGGGCTCGCGCAATGA